In the Vicinamibacterales bacterium genome, one interval contains:
- a CDS encoding amidohydrolase family protein, with product MLMRLLASALLALTLAVQSGAPADLAIVNARVFTGVPAQPWAEAVSIRANRIEAVGTSAAIRTAGAARIVDAGGRLLIPGINDAHTHPGAMPEIVQLEGPPAMEQDPPLDEVLARIRKTVAAAPQGRWILGEIGANALDDPRATRAVLDPLTPDRPLMLYAWTGHGAILNTAALRALGVSDTEPDPAGGWFGRADGRLTGLAHEYADYLIAQRLSMIPDRAAQVKAMQQFAAEAVTFGITSVQAMMTAYPMADAAPWIESANLPIRTRLIDFPLTPMKEWRAPAGRRVKAASPLVTASGTKWVLDGTPIERLALLRAPYADAPKTSGRANMTGVELREFLRRAYDAKEQPLLHAVGDGAIALALDSLQDTGGARWLTLRPRLEHADMIQAADFARAARMGVTLVQNPSHFTIAPILRQRLGAERLARTDLVKSAIAAGVPFAIGSDGPLNPFLNIMFAAANAANPSQALTVEQALTAYTKGSAFAEFAERQKGTIAPGMLADLALLSQDIFKVPAPELPRTTSLLTIVNGRIVHEAKPAAAVQPRAPLTAMSFNIRYGTANDGDNRWPLRRDFLIDVLREQSADIIGLQEALDFQIDEIVAALPAYAVIGTGRDDGARKGEYAAILFRRDRFQVSDAGTFWFSDTPEAVASKSWGNRITRICTWARLVDRDGRAFWHYNVHLDHESQPSRERSAALLRSRIAGRRHPDEPVVVTGDFNAGEQNAAVTTMVSGGALVDTFRVRFPDERVAGTFSGFDAARTGGEKIDYVFVPPGTEVMRAEIVRSARSGRTPSDHFPVIAQIRLPASAK from the coding sequence ATGCTGATGCGACTTCTCGCGAGCGCGCTGCTCGCGCTCACGCTCGCCGTTCAATCGGGCGCGCCGGCCGACCTTGCCATCGTCAACGCCCGCGTCTTCACCGGCGTTCCGGCGCAGCCGTGGGCCGAGGCGGTCAGCATCCGCGCGAACCGCATCGAGGCGGTCGGCACGAGCGCCGCGATCCGAACCGCCGGCGCGGCGCGGATCGTCGACGCCGGCGGCCGCCTGCTGATTCCCGGGATCAACGACGCCCACACGCATCCGGGCGCGATGCCCGAGATCGTGCAGCTCGAGGGGCCGCCGGCGATGGAGCAGGATCCGCCGCTCGACGAGGTGCTGGCGCGGATCCGCAAGACGGTCGCCGCCGCCCCGCAGGGCCGGTGGATCCTCGGCGAGATCGGCGCGAACGCCCTCGACGATCCGCGCGCCACGCGCGCCGTGCTGGATCCGCTCACGCCCGACCGGCCGCTGATGCTGTACGCCTGGACCGGGCACGGCGCGATCCTCAATACCGCGGCGCTGCGCGCGCTCGGCGTGTCGGACACGGAGCCGGATCCGGCGGGCGGCTGGTTCGGCCGCGCCGACGGCAGGCTCACCGGCCTGGCGCACGAGTATGCCGACTACCTGATCGCGCAGCGCCTCTCGATGATCCCGGACCGAGCCGCGCAGGTGAAGGCGATGCAGCAGTTCGCCGCCGAAGCGGTGACCTTCGGCATCACCAGCGTGCAGGCGATGATGACGGCGTATCCGATGGCCGACGCGGCGCCGTGGATCGAGTCCGCGAACCTTCCGATCCGCACGCGGTTGATCGACTTCCCGCTGACGCCGATGAAGGAGTGGCGGGCCCCCGCCGGACGGCGCGTCAAGGCGGCCTCCCCGCTCGTCACCGCGTCGGGCACCAAGTGGGTTCTCGACGGCACCCCCATCGAGCGGCTGGCGCTGCTGCGCGCGCCGTATGCAGACGCGCCGAAGACGAGCGGCCGCGCGAACATGACCGGCGTCGAGCTGCGCGAGTTCCTGCGGCGCGCCTACGACGCGAAAGAGCAGCCGCTGCTCCACGCGGTGGGCGATGGGGCGATCGCGCTGGCGCTCGATTCGCTGCAGGACACCGGCGGCGCGCGGTGGTTGACGCTCCGTCCGCGGCTCGAGCACGCAGACATGATCCAGGCGGCCGACTTCGCCCGCGCGGCGCGGATGGGCGTGACGCTGGTGCAGAACCCGTCGCACTTCACCATCGCGCCGATCCTGCGTCAGCGGCTCGGCGCCGAGCGCCTGGCGCGCACCGATCTGGTGAAGAGTGCGATCGCCGCCGGGGTGCCGTTCGCGATCGGATCCGACGGCCCGCTCAATCCGTTTCTCAACATCATGTTCGCCGCGGCCAACGCGGCCAACCCCTCGCAGGCGCTGACGGTCGAGCAGGCGCTCACCGCCTATACGAAGGGCTCGGCGTTCGCCGAGTTCGCCGAGCGGCAGAAGGGCACGATCGCCCCCGGCATGCTCGCCGACCTGGCGCTCCTCTCGCAGGACATCTTCAAGGTGCCGGCGCCCGAGCTGCCGCGCACCACCAGCCTGCTGACGATCGTCAACGGCCGGATCGTGCACGAGGCGAAGCCGGCCGCGGCGGTGCAGCCGCGCGCCCCGCTCACCGCCATGTCGTTCAACATCCGCTACGGCACCGCCAACGACGGCGACAACCGGTGGCCGCTTCGCCGCGACTTCCTCATCGACGTGCTGCGCGAGCAGTCAGCCGACATCATCGGCCTGCAGGAGGCGCTCGATTTCCAGATCGACGAGATCGTCGCCGCGCTGCCGGCCTACGCCGTCATCGGCACCGGCCGCGACGACGGCGCCCGCAAGGGAGAGTACGCGGCGATCCTGTTCCGCCGCGATCGCTTCCAGGTGTCCGATGCGGGCACCTTCTGGTTCTCCGATACGCCCGAGGCCGTCGCCTCGAAATCGTGGGGGAACCGCATCACCCGCATCTGCACGTGGGCGCGGCTGGTGGATCGCGACGGCCGCGCCTTCTGGCACTACAACGTGCACCTCGATCACGAGTCGCAGCCGTCGCGCGAGCGCAGCGCCGCGCTGCTGCGCAGCCGCATCGCCGGACGCCGCCACCCGGACGAGCCGGTGGTCGTCACCGGCGACTTCAACGCCGGCGAGCAGAACGCCGCCGTCACCACGATGGTCTCCGGCGGGGCGTTGGTGGATACGTTCCGCGTGCGGTTCCCGGACGAACGCGTCGCGGGCACGTTCAGCGGTTTCGACGCGGCCAGGACGGGCGGCGAGAAGATCGACTACGTGTTCGTGCCTCCGGGCACCGAGGTCATGCGCGCCGAGATCGTGCGCAGCGCGCGATCCGGGCGGACGCCGTCGGACCACTTCCCGGTGATTGCACAGATCCGCCTGCCGGCGTCGGCGAAGTGA
- a CDS encoding TonB-dependent receptor yields MQRLKIVVCACLALAAAATSGFAQDSRGTISGTVRDTSKGVVPGATVTITSEAMGNAITAVTNQDGFFQAPYLIAGTYKIAVELQGFKKYVREGIEVRIADRLDLDITLEVGGTVEEVTVAATTPLLQTTNASLGNVVDARRIAELPTPHGDPYALIGLAAGVAYTGSLRLDRPFEPTHIVGYAMDGTRGNRSDLTIDGVPSTATANANEVIASYVPPPDVVQEFKVQTATFDASFGNTEGGVTNLSIKSGTNELRGTAYFVKTPPSLFASDFFSNANRLPPTDFSYNRYGGMAGGPVVLPGYDGRRKTFFTYGFEGIHEARPRNNGTPTVPTEKMRNGDFSELLALGPQYQIYNPFTRRAVANGRFQQDPFPGNIIPAALINPVAKAALEYIGRPLSPGNADGTGNFQQPSLPETIKYATNTIRVDHVATEKQRVYGRFSWYDRNSNYNNYFNNLSTGEWFQFISRQAAFDHVWVMNSSTVMNLRYGFNRFVRGTDTNPGNHGFDLTSLGFPAAYNSAIGQDLRRFPRFDITGYQGTGFGGEFRPNETHSFIGTMTRSIGAHSLRTGMEFRRYAETSTFFANDQTGQFVFDGTWTRGPLDNSPTAPGQLGQSFAAFLLGLPTSGQIVRRASYDEASSTYGFYVQDDWRVGPRLTVNLGLRYELESALREAQNRSVRGFDAAVSQPIEAAARAALNTAATGIPLDQFHVRGGLTFAGVNGQPEALYEVPKNNWMPRAGATFKLDEKTVVRGGYGVFYGFLGQRRGDVITTGFSANTPLTVSLDNGLTFIETLSNPFRGGVIEPVGSAAGIQTFLGQSITFFSPNPKSPRNQRWQIGLQRELPGRLVLDLAYVGNRGDDLPTGRNLNATPNQYLSTSTTRDNATNDYLTAQVPNPFVNLMPATAGAGFRGANIQRQQLLRPYPQFDAVNTTTSEGWSRYHSLQAGLQRRFANGYTFGVNYTYSRFIEATEFLNAGDPEPWKGISSQDVPHRLSINGIYELPFGRQRRFAADANPALNALIGGWQLQGIFTLQSGFPIGSFPNLFFTGDLDDIASDEPTLARWFNVDAGFNRITAQQPVSNLRTFPLRLDSVRGDRTNNVDLSVIKNTALPRGKSLQFRFEAINAFNHPQFPSPGGNSLNPTNASFGQVVTSAQLNYPRRVQVMLKFLF; encoded by the coding sequence ATGCAACGCCTGAAGATCGTCGTGTGCGCGTGCCTCGCGCTCGCGGCGGCGGCAACGTCCGGGTTCGCCCAGGATTCGCGCGGCACCATCAGCGGCACCGTCCGCGACACGAGCAAGGGGGTCGTCCCCGGCGCGACCGTGACCATCACCAGCGAGGCGATGGGCAACGCCATTACGGCAGTGACCAATCAGGACGGCTTCTTTCAGGCGCCGTACCTGATCGCCGGCACCTACAAGATCGCGGTGGAGCTGCAGGGCTTCAAGAAGTACGTCCGGGAAGGCATCGAGGTGCGCATCGCGGATCGCCTCGATCTGGACATCACGCTCGAAGTCGGCGGCACGGTGGAAGAGGTGACCGTCGCCGCGACCACGCCGCTGCTCCAGACGACCAACGCCTCGCTCGGCAACGTGGTCGACGCGCGCCGCATCGCCGAGCTGCCGACGCCGCACGGCGATCCCTACGCGCTCATCGGCCTCGCCGCCGGCGTCGCCTACACGGGATCGCTGCGGCTCGATCGCCCGTTCGAGCCGACCCACATCGTCGGCTACGCGATGGACGGCACCCGCGGCAACCGCAGCGACCTGACGATCGACGGCGTGCCGAGCACCGCGACGGCGAACGCCAACGAGGTCATCGCCTCGTACGTGCCCCCGCCCGACGTCGTCCAGGAATTCAAGGTGCAGACCGCCACGTTCGACGCGAGCTTCGGCAACACCGAAGGGGGCGTGACCAACCTGAGCATCAAGTCGGGCACCAACGAGCTGAGGGGGACGGCCTACTTCGTGAAGACGCCGCCGAGTCTCTTCGCGAGCGATTTCTTCAGCAACGCGAACCGGCTGCCGCCCACCGACTTCAGTTACAACCGCTACGGCGGGATGGCCGGCGGCCCGGTCGTGCTGCCCGGCTATGACGGCCGGCGGAAGACGTTCTTCACCTACGGCTTCGAAGGCATCCACGAGGCGCGGCCGCGCAACAACGGCACGCCGACGGTGCCGACCGAGAAGATGCGCAACGGCGACTTCTCGGAGCTGCTCGCGCTCGGACCGCAGTACCAGATCTACAACCCGTTCACGCGGCGCGCGGTGGCGAACGGACGCTTCCAGCAGGATCCGTTCCCGGGCAACATCATCCCGGCGGCTCTCATCAACCCCGTGGCGAAGGCGGCCCTCGAGTACATCGGCCGTCCGCTGTCGCCGGGGAACGCCGACGGCACCGGCAACTTCCAGCAGCCGTCGCTGCCCGAGACCATCAAGTACGCGACCAACACGATCCGCGTCGACCACGTCGCCACCGAGAAGCAGCGCGTCTACGGGCGGTTCAGCTGGTACGACCGGAACAGCAACTACAACAACTACTTCAACAATCTCTCCACCGGCGAGTGGTTCCAGTTCATCTCGCGCCAGGCGGCGTTCGATCACGTCTGGGTGATGAACTCGTCGACGGTGATGAACCTGCGCTACGGCTTCAACCGCTTCGTCCGCGGCACCGACACCAACCCGGGCAACCACGGCTTCGACCTGACGTCGCTCGGCTTCCCGGCGGCATACAACTCGGCGATCGGCCAGGACCTGCGCCGCTTCCCGCGCTTCGACATCACCGGCTATCAGGGCACCGGGTTCGGCGGCGAGTTCCGTCCGAACGAGACCCACTCGTTCATCGGCACGATGACCCGGTCGATTGGCGCCCACTCGCTGCGCACCGGCATGGAGTTCCGGCGCTACGCGGAGACCTCGACCTTCTTCGCCAACGATCAGACCGGCCAGTTCGTGTTCGACGGGACCTGGACGCGCGGCCCGCTCGACAACTCGCCGACCGCGCCGGGACAGCTCGGCCAGTCGTTCGCCGCGTTCCTCCTCGGCCTGCCGACCTCCGGACAGATCGTGCGCCGCGCCAGCTACGACGAGGCGTCGTCCACCTACGGCTTCTACGTCCAGGACGACTGGCGCGTCGGCCCGCGCCTGACGGTGAACCTCGGGCTGCGCTACGAGCTCGAGTCGGCGCTGCGGGAGGCGCAGAACCGCAGCGTGCGCGGCTTCGACGCCGCGGTGTCGCAGCCGATCGAAGCGGCGGCGCGCGCGGCGCTGAACACCGCGGCGACCGGCATTCCGCTCGACCAGTTCCATGTCCGCGGCGGCCTCACGTTCGCCGGCGTGAACGGCCAGCCGGAAGCGCTGTACGAGGTGCCGAAGAACAACTGGATGCCGCGCGCCGGCGCCACGTTCAAGCTCGACGAGAAGACCGTCGTCCGCGGCGGCTACGGCGTGTTCTACGGCTTCCTCGGCCAGCGCCGCGGCGACGTGATCACGACCGGCTTCAGCGCCAACACGCCGCTGACCGTCTCGCTCGACAACGGCCTCACCTTCATCGAGACCCTGTCGAATCCGTTCCGCGGCGGGGTGATCGAGCCGGTCGGCTCGGCTGCGGGGATCCAGACGTTCCTCGGCCAGTCGATCACCTTCTTCAGTCCCAATCCGAAGTCGCCGCGCAACCAGCGCTGGCAGATCGGCCTGCAGCGCGAGCTGCCGGGACGCCTGGTGCTCGATCTCGCGTACGTCGGCAATCGCGGCGACGACCTGCCGACCGGCCGCAATCTGAATGCGACGCCGAATCAGTACCTGAGCACCAGCACGACGCGGGACAACGCGACGAACGATTATCTGACCGCCCAGGTCCCCAACCCGTTCGTCAACCTGATGCCGGCGACGGCCGGCGCCGGGTTCCGCGGCGCCAACATCCAGCGTCAGCAGCTGCTGCGTCCGTATCCGCAGTTCGACGCGGTCAACACGACGACCAGCGAAGGATGGTCGCGCTACCACTCGCTGCAGGCGGGGCTGCAGCGGCGGTTCGCCAACGGCTACACCTTCGGCGTGAACTACACCTACTCGCGGTTCATCGAGGCCACCGAGTTCCTCAACGCCGGCGATCCGGAGCCGTGGAAAGGGATCTCGAGCCAGGACGTGCCGCACCGGCTGTCGATCAACGGCATCTACGAGCTGCCGTTCGGCCGCCAGCGCCGCTTCGCCGCCGACGCGAACCCGGCGTTGAACGCGCTGATCGGAGGCTGGCAGCTGCAGGGGATCTTCACCCTGCAGAGCGGCTTCCCGATCGGCAGCTTCCCGAACCTGTTCTTCACCGGCGACCTCGACGACATCGCCTCGGACGAGCCGACGCTCGCGCGGTGGTTCAACGTCGACGCCGGGTTCAACCGCATCACCGCCCAGCAGCCGGTGTCGAACCTGCGCACCTTCCCGCTCAGGCTCGACTCGGTGCGCGGCGATCGGACGAACAACGTGGACCTGTCGGTGATCAAGAACACGGCGCTGCCGCGCGGCAAGTCGCTGCAGTTCCGCTTCGAGGCGATCAACGCCTTCAATCACCCGCAGTTCCCGTCGCCGGGCGGCAACAGCCTCAACCCGACCAACGCGTCATTCGGGCAGGTGGTGACCTCGGCGCAGCTGAACTACCCGCGCCGCGTGCAGGTCATGCTGAAGTTCCTCTTCTGA
- a CDS encoding NAD(P)-dependent oxidoreductase: MARIALLGTGLLGSGMVQRFLRSGTAVTVWNRTESKARALEQHGARVAASPREAAAGADRVHFVLPDDAVVNQMLEQIAPSLERGTIVVDHSTTLPEATRARAERMRATGVRYVHAPVFMSPQMAADGIGLMLVSAPRTDFDDVRAALEGMTGEVWYLGERTDLAAAYKLFGNCMLFAISGGLADVITMARANDIDPLDGLSVFQKFQAANIINFRGPRMARGETTPASFAVEMARKDVALMVAAAKGRPLVALPCVARRMDEVIAAGRGGEDLAALGAAKPGER, from the coding sequence GTGGCACGAATCGCGTTACTCGGGACGGGCCTGCTCGGGTCCGGGATGGTTCAGCGTTTCCTGCGGTCGGGGACGGCCGTGACGGTGTGGAATCGGACGGAGAGCAAGGCGCGCGCGCTCGAGCAGCACGGCGCGCGGGTCGCCGCGTCGCCGCGCGAGGCGGCGGCGGGCGCCGACCGGGTTCATTTCGTCCTGCCGGACGATGCCGTCGTCAATCAGATGCTGGAGCAGATCGCCCCGTCGCTCGAGCGCGGCACGATCGTCGTCGATCACTCGACGACGCTGCCGGAGGCGACCAGGGCGCGCGCCGAACGCATGCGCGCCACCGGCGTGCGGTACGTGCACGCGCCGGTCTTCATGTCGCCGCAGATGGCGGCCGACGGCATCGGCCTGATGCTGGTCTCGGCGCCGCGCACCGATTTCGACGACGTGCGCGCGGCGCTCGAGGGGATGACCGGCGAGGTGTGGTATCTCGGCGAGCGAACGGACCTCGCCGCCGCCTACAAGCTGTTCGGCAACTGCATGCTGTTCGCGATCAGCGGCGGCCTGGCGGACGTGATCACGATGGCGCGCGCGAACGACATCGATCCGCTCGACGGCCTCAGCGTGTTCCAGAAGTTCCAGGCCGCCAACATCATCAACTTCCGCGGTCCGCGGATGGCGCGCGGCGAGACCACGCCGGCCAGCTTCGCGGTGGAAATGGCGCGCAAGGACGTCGCGCTGATGGTGGCGGCGGCGAAGGGTCGCCCGCTCGTCGCACTGCCGTGCGTCGCCAGGCGCATGGACGAGGTAATCGCGGCCGGCCGCGGCGGCGAAGATCTGGCGGCGCTCGGCGCGGCGAAGCCGGGTGAACGCTGA
- a CDS encoding GAF domain-containing sensor histidine kinase, whose protein sequence is MRPESNSGVIARVLAKAAVIVVVAPAAAWLFLAGLRALPPLDKPADAVLGAAYSVAWMLVCVVVARAYQRSNEDRNRCREANRVAEQAERLAQLTAALAQARTPAAAIEAALQEPLHALRADAGLVLLLRRDGSTAEVARAVGYRPEERDARGEESLDVKTPATDAIGRGAPVLIESPSKWDHEYPSGARGEFGSVAAVPLLVGSRVVAVVRLEFRERRAFTTADRDYVQALAARGAQALDRTWQHESALSGRAEADAQRQRAERELVERQKVEAALRASEARYRALVARTTRLHGLAAALSEAATLDHVARAVVQHGRNVLGAASGDVAMLVDGGTAFETVFADGPRAAGPSAREAAVPGLCATEAVHSRAPVLVSSFDEWQERYARSATIAADGGYVSSATLPLLVDGVAVGVLGFHFTNPVNFDDDYRDLLVSVARHCAQAVERARLYEAADRARADAETANRHKDELVSIVSHELRTPLNAIIGWTSMLQQGALDEQGIQRALQSIADNASRQLRLVEDLLDFSRLQSGRMSLDAAPVDLRALLREVIESIIPVAASGGIHLDVSPVPDVHLTADPRRLEQIFLNLLGNALKFTPEGGRVAVAVDATDAEVCVRITDTGPGIDPDFLPHIFEAFRQSHAASRHYGGAGLGLSIAKELVEAHKGRIAAESPGIGRGATFVVTLPTVSSAEQEAVGRGPASSAAAPR, encoded by the coding sequence GTGCGGCCCGAGTCCAATTCAGGCGTCATCGCGCGGGTGCTGGCGAAGGCGGCGGTCATCGTCGTCGTCGCGCCGGCGGCAGCCTGGCTGTTCCTGGCCGGGCTGCGGGCGCTGCCTCCGCTCGACAAGCCGGCCGACGCGGTGCTGGGCGCCGCCTACAGCGTGGCGTGGATGCTGGTCTGCGTCGTCGTCGCCCGCGCCTATCAGCGCTCGAACGAGGATCGCAACCGCTGCCGCGAAGCCAACCGCGTTGCCGAACAGGCCGAGCGGCTCGCCCAGCTCACCGCCGCGCTCGCGCAGGCGCGGACCCCCGCGGCGGCGATCGAGGCGGCGCTGCAGGAGCCGCTGCACGCGCTGCGCGCCGACGCCGGGCTGGTGCTGCTGCTGCGGCGCGACGGCAGCACCGCGGAGGTGGCGCGCGCGGTGGGATACCGGCCGGAGGAGCGCGACGCCCGCGGCGAGGAATCGCTGGACGTGAAGACGCCCGCCACCGATGCGATCGGCCGCGGCGCGCCGGTGCTCATCGAATCGCCGTCGAAGTGGGACCACGAGTACCCGTCTGGCGCGCGCGGCGAGTTCGGTTCGGTCGCCGCGGTTCCGCTGCTCGTCGGCAGCAGAGTCGTCGCCGTGGTGCGGCTCGAGTTCCGCGAGCGGCGCGCGTTCACCACTGCCGATCGCGATTACGTGCAGGCGCTCGCCGCGCGCGGCGCGCAGGCCCTCGATCGCACCTGGCAGCACGAGTCGGCGCTGAGCGGACGCGCCGAGGCGGACGCCCAGCGGCAGCGCGCCGAGCGCGAGCTGGTGGAACGGCAGAAGGTCGAAGCGGCGCTCCGCGCCAGCGAAGCGCGCTACCGGGCGCTGGTGGCGCGCACCACGCGGCTGCACGGGCTCGCCGCCGCGCTGTCGGAAGCGGCGACCCTCGATCACGTCGCCCGCGCCGTCGTCCAGCACGGGCGCAACGTGCTCGGCGCCGCGAGCGGCGACGTGGCGATGCTCGTCGACGGCGGCACGGCGTTCGAGACGGTCTTCGCCGACGGTCCGCGCGCCGCCGGCCCCAGCGCGCGCGAAGCGGCGGTGCCCGGACTGTGCGCCACCGAGGCGGTGCACAGCCGCGCGCCGGTGCTGGTCAGCTCCTTCGACGAGTGGCAGGAGCGCTACGCGCGATCCGCGACCATCGCCGCCGACGGCGGCTACGTCTCCTCGGCGACGCTGCCGCTGCTGGTGGATGGCGTGGCCGTCGGCGTGCTCGGGTTCCACTTCACCAACCCGGTGAACTTCGACGACGACTACCGCGACCTGCTCGTCTCGGTGGCGCGGCACTGCGCGCAGGCGGTGGAGCGCGCCCGCCTCTATGAGGCGGCGGACCGCGCGCGCGCCGATGCCGAGACCGCCAACCGGCACAAGGACGAGCTGGTCTCGATCGTGTCGCACGAGCTGCGGACGCCGCTGAACGCGATCATCGGATGGACCTCGATGCTGCAGCAGGGCGCGCTCGACGAGCAGGGCATCCAGCGCGCCCTGCAGTCGATTGCCGACAACGCGTCGCGGCAGCTTCGCCTGGTCGAGGACCTGCTCGACTTCTCCCGGCTGCAGTCCGGGCGGATGTCGCTGGACGCGGCGCCGGTCGATCTCCGCGCGCTCCTGCGCGAGGTCATCGAGTCGATCATCCCGGTCGCCGCGTCCGGCGGGATCCACCTGGACGTCTCGCCCGTCCCCGACGTGCACCTGACCGCCGATCCCCGGCGTCTCGAGCAGATCTTTCTGAACCTGCTCGGCAACGCGTTGAAGTTCACGCCGGAAGGGGGGCGCGTCGCGGTCGCGGTGGACGCGACGGACGCCGAGGTCTGCGTCCGCATCACCGACACCGGCCCCGGCATCGATCCCGACTTCCTGCCGCACATCTTCGAGGCGTTCCGCCAGTCCCATGCCGCGTCGCGGCACTACGGCGGCGCGGGCCTGGGGCTGTCGATCGCCAAGGAACTGGTCGAGGCGCACAAGGGGCGAATCGCGGCCGAGAGTCCCGGCATCGGCCGCGGCGCGACGTTCGTCGTGACGCTGCCGACCGTCTCGTCCGCCGAGCAGGAGGCGGTCGGCCGCGGCCCCGCCTCCTCCGCCGCGGCGCCGCGCTAG
- a CDS encoding alpha-L-arabinofuranosidase C-terminal domain-containing protein, with product MAIGRRELIWTGIAAAAAAILAPRSARAAASRIDVLLDEPIGPVTADFYGHFVEHLGGVVYDGIWVGEGSKIPNERGIRRALVEHMRRLPRGAIRWPGGCFADSYDWRDGVGPAKSRPTRSNFWIDERTMPKRPDGPAKHEPNWFGTNEFIRFCRQVGAPPYLAANLRSLPPRDFYQWVEYCNAPAGRSTLADQRAAAGDREPFGVRFWGVGNESWGCGGEFTAEEYATEYRRFTAWVPLYGLELALIGSGPNGGDLAWTRRFFTRLLEKGEGQLRRLWGWALHHYSWNVSRGRTTDWYEGKGDAVSFTADEWYELLNEADKMDGLIAGHWNVMGEYDRRHRVKLVVDEWGAWHREGTEVAPHHLFGQQSTLRDALLAALTLDTFHRHADKVAMANVAQLINCLHSLFLAHEDRFVATPTFHVFEMYGAHAGGRAVRTLFSAPRISYARENGPATIWGLGGSATLKERTLTLTVVNPHIAEPSTAEIALHGGKVKAVRATAIAASDIHAHNTFDRPDTVRPREVAAESVPGTVITHTFPPASVTRLSVDLG from the coding sequence GTGGCGATTGGACGACGTGAACTGATCTGGACCGGCATCGCGGCGGCCGCCGCGGCGATTCTGGCGCCGCGGTCCGCGCGCGCCGCGGCCTCGCGCATCGACGTGCTGCTCGACGAGCCGATCGGTCCCGTCACCGCCGACTTCTACGGCCACTTCGTCGAGCACCTCGGCGGTGTCGTCTACGACGGCATCTGGGTCGGCGAGGGCTCGAAGATTCCCAACGAGCGCGGCATCCGGCGCGCGCTGGTCGAGCACATGCGGCGGCTGCCGCGCGGCGCCATCCGGTGGCCCGGCGGCTGCTTCGCCGACAGCTACGACTGGCGCGACGGCGTCGGGCCGGCGAAATCACGGCCGACGCGCTCGAATTTCTGGATCGACGAGCGCACGATGCCGAAGCGCCCGGACGGTCCGGCCAAGCACGAACCGAACTGGTTCGGCACCAACGAGTTCATTCGCTTCTGCCGCCAGGTCGGCGCGCCGCCGTATCTCGCCGCCAACCTGCGCAGTCTGCCGCCGCGCGACTTCTATCAGTGGGTCGAGTACTGCAACGCGCCCGCGGGCCGGAGCACGCTTGCCGATCAGCGCGCGGCCGCCGGCGATCGCGAGCCGTTCGGCGTCCGCTTCTGGGGCGTCGGCAACGAGTCCTGGGGCTGCGGCGGCGAGTTCACCGCCGAGGAGTACGCGACCGAGTATCGCCGCTTCACCGCCTGGGTGCCGCTCTACGGCCTCGAGCTGGCGCTGATCGGCTCGGGCCCCAACGGCGGCGACCTGGCGTGGACGCGCCGGTTCTTCACGCGGCTGCTCGAGAAGGGGGAAGGGCAGCTGCGCCGGCTGTGGGGCTGGGCGCTGCATCATTATTCCTGGAACGTCAGCCGCGGCCGCACCACCGACTGGTACGAAGGCAAGGGGGACGCGGTTTCGTTCACCGCCGACGAGTGGTACGAGCTGCTCAACGAAGCGGACAAGATGGACGGCCTCATCGCCGGCCACTGGAACGTGATGGGGGAGTACGATCGCCGCCACCGCGTGAAGCTCGTGGTCGACGAGTGGGGCGCGTGGCACCGCGAGGGAACCGAGGTCGCCCCGCACCATCTCTTCGGCCAGCAGTCGACGCTGCGGGACGCGCTGCTGGCGGCGCTCACGCTCGATACCTTCCACCGCCACGCCGACAAGGTGGCGATGGCCAACGTCGCGCAGTTGATCAACTGCCTGCACTCCCTGTTCCTCGCGCACGAGGATCGCTTCGTCGCCACCCCGACGTTCCACGTCTTCGAGATGTACGGCGCGCATGCCGGCGGCCGCGCCGTACGGACGCTGTTCTCCGCGCCGCGCATCAGCTATGCCCGGGAGAACGGCCCGGCGACGATCTGGGGTCTGGGCGGATCCGCCACGCTGAAGGAGCGCACGCTCACCCTCACCGTCGTCAATCCGCACATCGCGGAGCCGTCGACGGCCGAGATCGCGCTGCACGGCGGCAAGGTGAAAGCCGTCCGGGCGACGGCGATCGCCGCCTCCGACATCCACGCGCACAACACCTTCGATCGTCCCGACACCGTCCGCCCGCGCGAGGTCGCCGCCGAAAGTGTGCCGGGCACCGTGATCACGCACACGTTCCCGCCGGCCTCGGTGACCCGGCTGTCCGTGGACCTGGGCTGA
- a CDS encoding helix-turn-helix transcriptional regulator, protein MTSPPYLGEFEQQVLLVVVRLKDAAFGPEIGRELEARAGRRVSRGALYTTFDRLEDKGLLRWHTVPGTEARDGLPRRLYAVTPVGLASLRAARDVVRRLWAGLDARLNDPGRG, encoded by the coding sequence ATGACGAGCCCCCCTTACCTCGGCGAGTTCGAGCAGCAGGTGCTGCTCGTGGTGGTCCGGCTGAAGGACGCGGCGTTCGGACCTGAGATCGGACGCGAGCTCGAGGCCCGCGCCGGCCGCCGCGTGTCGCGCGGCGCGCTCTATACGACCTTCGATCGTCTCGAAGACAAGGGACTGCTGCGGTGGCACACGGTGCCGGGCACCGAAGCCCGCGATGGCCTGCCGCGGCGGCTGTATGCCGTCACTCCCGTGGGGCTGGCGTCGCTGCGTGCCGCGCGCGACGTGGTGCGGCGGCTCTGGGCCGGGCTGGATGCGCGGCTGAACGATCCGGGGCGCGGCTGA